The Juglans regia cultivar Chandler chromosome 1, Walnut 2.0, whole genome shotgun sequence nucleotide sequence ggcaaaaacaaaaattcccTCAACTTGTCCGGATTTGAGAGTGGACTTTTACACATTTTATCGCTCATTTAATgttgtctaaaatatttttacgtATAGTGAACATTAATTGTTACAGGGGAAAAACATTACGCTGGGAGAGACGAAAAATAGTCCCTCCTTTTCTCCATGAGTACCACAACATGAAGTGCTAGAAACTTGGAAAGAGAAATTAAACAAAGAGTCTTGAGTATCAACGACCTTCTTCTGGGGTAACCGTTAACTCATTAAATATCTCTGGTTTACTAGAAGAAGAAGCTGTGCCAGAAAGGGATCTCCTTACAACAAAGGCTGGTTGTTTAGGAGTTGGAAGAGTTGCATTTTCACTACCAAGCATGAAAACTGCATTTGACATGGAGGGACGGTCAGCTGGGTCTTCTTGCACGCATAAGAGTCCAACAACAACACACCTCAAAAACTCATTTGGGTTGCATGTTTCACGTAATGCTTGGTCCACTAAATCTAATGCCCTGTTTTCTTTCCACGACTTCCATGCCTGGGAGAGTTTCAAAGCTTTGAAATGGTTACGAAGCAGAGTGACGGAAAAATATAACAGTCTATAACCAATTTATATAGCTCACTTACATATCCAAGAAGACTCAAAGCTTGTTCTGACTGGTAAAATCCTGTGTTTCTTTTCCCGCTGATGATCTCTAGTACAACCACACCAAAGCTAAAGACATCAGACTTGACTGAGAAAAATCCGTCCAACGCATATTCTGGAGACATGTAGCCGCTGCATGACAGCGAATGTTGATCAAATGGTCAGTGAATTAAAGAACGTATATGGGGGCAACCAAAAAAAGTGATACAAAGTCTATTAAACAATCTGGAATTGATCATATCTCTATTATATGTACATGTACTTACTAAGTTCCAACTACTCTGGTTGTGCTTCCCTCAGTTTGTTTGCCCCCAAATATTCTTGCCAAGCCGAAGTCAGAAATCTTGGGGTTCATCTCCTCATCTAGGAGAACGTTGCTTGTTTTCAAATCTCTATGAATAATCCTCAACCTAGAATCTTGGTGAAGATAAAGCAGTCCTCGAGCAATTCCCAGAATGATGTTAAAGCGTGTCTCCCAGCTCAATAACACACATAGTGTTCGATCTTGCACATGATttttcattccaaaacaaattcAATCACCATCTTAATTAAGATGCATTCTGTTGgcaatatttcatatatttatgtagtgagcaagtctaaaaaatttgaGGTTCAGAGGCTAACCAAATAAAAATGAGTCTAAGCTTTTGTTGGGCATGTATTCATAGAGTAACATCTTTTCGTCTCCAACAATGCAATAGCCAAGAAGTCTAACTAGATTTCTATGTTGAAGTTTTGCAATCAACACAACctcatttttaaattcttctaaGCCTTGGCCCGAACCACGTGACAGCCTCTTTATAGCAATCAGTTGTCCCCCTGAAAACTTACCCTGAGCACATTCCATATGGCATATACATCATCATCCTTTGTAAACttgttcaaaaattaattttgccGATTGTAGTGGAGATAGTTATTACCTTGTAAACAGGCCCAAATCCACCTTGTCCAAGCTTGTTTGCCTCTGAGAAGTTATCTGTAGCTGCTAGTATACTACCCAAATCAAAAAATGGTACATTAATCCCTTTCTTATCCTCTTCTTTGAACTCCGCTGAAGATATCAAATCTGTGACACGTCTCTCAGTGTCATACAAGTTTAATGTCTGATTTCCCTGATTACTTCTGCTATCTGAtttcaaaacagaatttaaaACCAGCCAATTGTCAATCTACTGAAAAGGAGGGAGGAGAAACAGAAATTCTGTGCCTGCTAGTTACCAACTTACCATTTCTGTTGGCCACTCGCCTTCTTTTCAGATAGTACACAAAACACAAGATCAAGATGATGAGAATTATAATTGCAATAGTCCCCAGGACAATTGGATAACGCCTGTAGCGACCATCTACTGCAATACAACAAGACCATATGGAAGGTGGTTAGTCATCTAAAATctaatacaatataatataactcACATATATGTAAGGAAAAGAAGAACTTTTGGAAGGCACGATATATGCTGGCTGATTGAACACTAGAGGAATGCCATGGAGCAGGGCGTGGGGCCGGATtatcataagaaaataaatccagTAGGATAGAGTCCTTCTTGGATATAACATCACAATGCTCTGATTCTTTCTTGGCTAACATTGCAATCTTAAACTGCCAGTAGTGCTGGCATGAGAGGTAGAACCCTAACCTTTAACACAATGTAAGTTTGGGGCATCCCATCGGAAGTTTGGATTGCAATGGCACCTCTCCTCTCCATCAGTTGTTGCCATGCAAGTTGAATGTGTCCAAGCCAAGCAGTCTGAGGATGATATGCAAGTCGGCTCCGAAGGTGGGTTCCAACTAATCTCTACTTCATCAGAAGAAAGCCACCTGCTCACGTTAAATGGCAATGAAAAATTGAGCCGCAGATTTCCTTCTGGATTTCCCGCAACAGCACGATTTCCTGCATATTTGACTTGGATGACAAAAGTTCGTGTACTTGGATCGATGCTTTCAATTCGATAGGCAGGGGTACTGTTTGCCGGCATGAAGCTAACTTGGCCGGTGGAATCGTTGCAGTAGAAACTAAAATACATGGGGTCGCCACAATTGGGTCTGGTGCTCAGTGGGTAGGGGATTATGTTTGTTCCACAATGCTCGCAATCCCTTGCGGTTGATTCTGCAAAGCGTGGAATAAAAACTAAAGTAACAGTACTGAGAAATAAACTTTTATACCATTATAAAATCAAAGCTCGATCTGGCTGTTTTGACAACATGATGTCAACTACTTTTGTGTATACCCCCGATCGACAGCCCACGAGTAACAAGTCATTAGGCAAAGAAGTGgttaatttttcatgttttctaGCATATCTAGCTagaattatggattttttttagtgtaactaaaaaagaaagaaagaaaaaatacctTTAACAACACGGGTTTTTTCATTTGTTGGTTTCCATTTTGTTAAGCAATTTAGCAACTGATGAGTCAATTCTAGAGAATTGCAATATTCAATATGGGAGGGAGTACCTATATCAGATTTTTTTGCCACGCGAACAGAAAGGTTACGACCTTCCGCGTACTCCTCTTGAAGATCAGTTAGATCGTCACTCCAAGTCAAGCAGTTGGTAGCATTTTGACCTCTTCGCATGTTGTTTCCAAGTTCCTGATACGAATAGGCCTGGCACTCACAGTCGTCACGGCACGTCTTAATgcaatcttcttcattttctacaAGGAAAGCTGTTCGTGATCTTGTTTGGCTCACCTTCATCATCTTTAAGCCCAAGAACGCGGTTGTCTCACTCTCGCCACAATATAGATCCGAAATTCTGGAGCACCCGCCAGAAAACACTCCCGAATCCCATCTCTCGGGATTATGAGGCTTGAACCCTGGCAAGCATTTGCATCGACGTATTTTATTGTTAATGTTGCAGACGGCGCCAGATTTCCCGCAAGCATTATGAATGCTACACTCATCTCTTGGCTCCGACCATATCAAAAACCACTTGTGTTGATCACCACCAATAAACCACAAGAACTGTAACTTTCCAGTGTAATCCATCACCAACCTTCTTAAACCATTATTACGAGCCGAAGCCGGCAAAAATCGCATGTACCAGTCGGTACTAGGAGAAGTTTTTTTGCTCTTGCTGCCTTTCCGCATGCTGAAATTTGATAGCAAGTCTTCAATGACATGATCACGCGTTTCTTCAGAGTTCGATCTCAAACTTCTGGTCCAGTAACGGACGTGTGGTTTTTGGATAATCATGTAGTAGActtgatcatcttcttcttcttcttgagttCGTGTGAACGTGTAATTTCCAATTCCCGGGTCACCAACGCTAGCCCATGAAGTCAATGTAAGGCCTTCACTCATCTTCATACCTGGAAGAAATGTATCGGTCGGTTTTTTAAAGCTTTCCCACAGAACTAATTTTCCAAACTGATCGTCGCTAAAGACCAGGTTTCCAGAATCCATGAGCTTCACAGACCGATTTCTAGACGGGGATCTTTCAAGTTGTGTAGACCAATATGTATGCTTTGTAGCTGTATCCAATACCTCGAGGTTGCCATCTTCTGCAATTCTAATGACTCCAATGACACCGGTAGGTATTGGAGACTCTCGTTCGGCAACCCATACAACAGCTTGAGGATCCAATCGATACCATATTCCGACGAACCTGTTGGGGCTAGAGCTTCCATTAGGGGTAAAGAACCCAAACTCAAAGTTTCCTCCAACCGACACAAGAGTTGATCCATTATTGATCTCGTCGGTAATATTTTCGCCTTCCTTCAAAATATGTCTAGCACTGCAATATAATTGAGAGAAACACAACAAATGTAtgcaaaagatgaagaagatcgAATATGACAAGAAACTTTTAGAAAATGTACTGAAGATTTTGCTTCCTCTCCTTATCATTGTGAAGAAATTAAGCAGGAAACTAGAACTACTGAAACTCTTCCGCAGTATTGTTACTTGTACTCAATCTGCTTGCCAATGTAATGGTTCTAGTCATCCATgtagtctttttttcttttttcttttttcttgtctttttatatttaatttttatttttaatgaaatgactCGTGGCAATTAGTTATTGGTGTTTCTGTTAAATTTTTTGACATATTGTTAgtggaaaattaaaaatagggtggttttttatgaaattttaaaaaattgaattgtttattatattttataaaaaaatttaaaaaattataataatgagatgaaataaaatgagatgaaatattttttaaatccaaacgacacctttgatcgaagttgaaaaaaataaaagttagtaCGAAACCATAATATTAAGTACTATTAATGTATTGTTTAGCCTTTCTGTTTTACATACAAGGCATGGAAGGTAAATGGTTGACCAGGTCAAGGTCGTCTGCTATATATGTCAATTACATCCTCTAAGCCGTAGTAAAGAAGACAAGTGACATGTTCATTGAAATTTCATCATTATTCCCCCTGGTCCCAATATCCTTGTCTTTCACTTGCAAAGAGACGGAAAATCTGGCTTTGCCTTTGAGTATGAAGTTTTcctatcaaaaaatataaaaaaagaagaatgaaaTATGAACGACTCATTGACTAGTTTCGCTCCACAGGCTCAACCAGATATTTTAAAATGCTTTTAGAGTATTGGATTtgatttcatcaaatttatctctaaaatttaataaaaaatatataatttttataaatttaattaatcaaaataataaaatttaataatattattttttataaatttaataatttataaaaaaatttataaatttaataatattatttttttcatattttata carries:
- the LOC108991977 gene encoding G-type lectin S-receptor-like serine/threonine-protein kinase At4g03230 isoform X2, whose amino-acid sequence is MIRRGSKIFSTFSKSFLSYSIFFIFCIHLLCFSQLYCSARHILKEGENITDEINNGSTLVSVGGNFEFGFFTPNGSSSPNRFVGIWYRLDPQAVVWVAERESPIPTGVIGVIRIAEDGNLEVLDTATKHTYWSTQLERSPSRNRSVKLMDSGNLVFSDDQFGKLVLWESFKKPTDTFLPGMKMSEGLTLTSWASVGDPGIGNYTFTRTQEEEEDDQVYYMIIQKPHVRYWTRSLRSNSEETRDHVIEDLLSNFSMRKGSKSKKTSPSTDWYMRFLPASARNNGLRRLVMDYTGKLQFLWFIGGDQHKWFLIWSEPRDECSIHNACGKSGAVCNINNKIRRCKCLPGFKPHNPERWDSGVFSGGCSRISDLYCGESETTAFLGLKMMKVSQTRSRTAFLVENEEDCIKTCRDDCECQAYSYQELGNNMRRGQNATNCLTWSDDLTDLQEEYAEGRNLSVRVAKKSDIESTARDCEHCGTNIIPYPLSTRPNCGDPMYFSFYCNDSTGQVSFMPANSTPAYRIESIDPSTRTFVIQVKYAGNRAVAGNPEGNLRLNFSLPFNVSRWLSSDEVEISWNPPSEPTCISSSDCLAWTHSTCMATTDGEERCHCNPNFRWDAPNLHCVKDGRYRRYPIVLGTIAIIILIILILCFVYYLKRRRVANRNDSRSNQGNQTLNLYDTERRVTDLISSAEFKEEDKKGINVPFFDLGSILAATDNFSEANKLGQGGFGPVYKGKFSGGQLIAIKRLSRGSGQGLEEFKNEVVLIAKLQHRNLVRLLGYCIVGDEKMLLYEYMPNKSLDSFLFDRTLCVLLSWETRFNIILGIARGLLYLHQDSRLRIIHRDLKTSNVLLDEEMNPKISDFGLARIFGGKQTEGSTTRVVGTYGYMSPEYALDGFFSVKSDVFSFGVVVLEIISGKRNTGFYQSEQALSLLGYAWKSWKENRALDLVDQALRETCNPNEFLRCVVVGLLCVQEDPADRPSMSNAVFMLGSENATLPTPKQPAFVVRRSLSGTASSSSKPEIFNELTVTPEEGR
- the LOC108991977 gene encoding G-type lectin S-receptor-like serine/threonine-protein kinase At4g03230 isoform X1, producing MIRRGSKIFSTFSKSFLSYSIFFIFCIHLLCFSQLYCSARHILKEGENITDEINNGSTLVSVGGNFEFGFFTPNGSSSPNRFVGIWYRLDPQAVVWVAERESPIPTGVIGVIRIAEDGNLEVLDTATKHTYWSTQLERSPSRNRSVKLMDSGNLVFSDDQFGKLVLWESFKKPTDTFLPGMKMSEGLTLTSWASVGDPGIGNYTFTRTQEEEEDDQVYYMIIQKPHVRYWTRSLRSNSEETRDHVIEDLLSNFSMRKGSKSKKTSPSTDWYMRFLPASARNNGLRRLVMDYTGKLQFLWFIGGDQHKWFLIWSEPRDECSIHNACGKSGAVCNINNKIRRCKCLPGFKPHNPERWDSGVFSGGCSRISDLYCGESETTAFLGLKMMKVSQTRSRTAFLVENEEDCIKTCRDDCECQAYSYQELGNNMRRGQNATNCLTWSDDLTDLQEEYAEGRNLSVRVAKKSDIESTARDCEHCGTNIIPYPLSTRPNCGDPMYFSFYCNDSTGQVSFMPANSTPAYRIESIDPSTRTFVIQVKYAGNRAVAGNPEGNLRLNFSLPFNVSRWLSSDEVEISWNPPSEPTCISSSDCLAWTHSTCMATTDGEERCHCNPNFRWDAPNLHCVKVDGRYRRYPIVLGTIAIIILIILILCFVYYLKRRRVANRNDSRSNQGNQTLNLYDTERRVTDLISSAEFKEEDKKGINVPFFDLGSILAATDNFSEANKLGQGGFGPVYKGKFSGGQLIAIKRLSRGSGQGLEEFKNEVVLIAKLQHRNLVRLLGYCIVGDEKMLLYEYMPNKSLDSFLFDRTLCVLLSWETRFNIILGIARGLLYLHQDSRLRIIHRDLKTSNVLLDEEMNPKISDFGLARIFGGKQTEGSTTRVVGTYGYMSPEYALDGFFSVKSDVFSFGVVVLEIISGKRNTGFYQSEQALSLLGYAWKSWKENRALDLVDQALRETCNPNEFLRCVVVGLLCVQEDPADRPSMSNAVFMLGSENATLPTPKQPAFVVRRSLSGTASSSSKPEIFNELTVTPEEGR